The Meriones unguiculatus strain TT.TT164.6M chromosome 1, Bangor_MerUng_6.1, whole genome shotgun sequence genome has a segment encoding these proteins:
- the Mpeg1 gene encoding macrophage-expressed gene 1 protein, translating into MAGTLCTVNSFIAMVLIWTMRARAEVDKPLGEKDKTGFQICKDALKLPVLEVLPGGGWDNLRNVDMGRVLELKYTNCKTTEDGQYIIPDDVFTIPQKESNLEMNSEILESWVNYESTTSFSINAELSLFSKVNGKFSTEFQRMKTLQVKDQAVTTRVQVRNRIYTVKSSPTSELSLGFIRALMDICDQLEKNQTKMATYLAELLVLNYGTHVITSVDAGAALVQEDHIRSSYLLDNQNSQSTVTASAGIAFLNIVNFKLEEDHISHNTLTKSYLANRTNSRVQSIGGTPFYPGITLETWQKGITNHLVAIDRAGLPLHFFIKPDKLLGLPAPLVKKLSKTVETAVKHYYTFNTHPGCTNVDSPNFNFQANMDDGSCDEKVTNFTFGGVYQECTELSGDALCQTLEQRNLLTGDFSCPTGYTSVHLLSQTHEEGYSRLECKKKCTLKIFCKTVCEDVFRVAKAEFRAYWCAATGQVPENSGLLFGGVFTDKSINPMTNAQSCPAGYIPLNLFENLKVCVSLDYELGYRFSVPFGGFFSCIMGNPLVASETSKDIGAPSLKKCPGGFSQHLAVISDGCQVSYCVKAGIFTGGSLLPVRLPPYTKPPLISQVATNTVIVTSSETARSWIKDPQNNQWRLGDPAELHRAMAVIHGDSHGMSGGQAAGITLGVMTALGVAIALAIYGIRKNKKKEYRTIEERESLVGSLAKDAPAPDGEQDPSPA; encoded by the coding sequence ATGGCTGGAACTCTCTGCACCGTGAACAGCTTCATAGCCATGGTCCTTATCTGGACCATGAGAGCACGTGCTGAAGTAGACAAGCCTCTTGGAGAGAAGGATAAGACTGGATTTCAAATATGTAAGGATGCCTTGAAACTACCTGTCTTGGAGGTCCTACCAGGAGGAGGTTGGGATAATCTGAGAAACGTAGACATGGGACGGGTGTTGGAACTGAAATACACCAACTGTAAGACCACAGAAGATGGACAGTACATCATCCCCGATGATGTCTTCACTATTCCTCAGAAGGAGAGCAACCTGGAGATGAACTCAGAAATCCTGGAATCCTGGGTGAATTACGAGAGCACCACTTCATTTTCCATCAACGCAGagctctcccttttctccaaagTCAACGGCAAATTCTCCACTGAGTTCCAAAGGATGAAGACACTTCAAGTAAAGGACCAAGCTGTAACTACTAGGGTTCAGGTTAGAAACCGGATCTACACGGTCAAAAGCAGTCCAACTTCAGAACTCAGCTTGGGGTTTATAAGGGCACTTATGGACATCTGTGACCAACTAGAGAAAAACCAGACAAAGATGGCCACCTACCTGGCAGAACTCTTGGTCCTCAACTACGGCACACATGTAATCACTAGTGTAGATGCTGGGGCTGCCCTGGTCCAGGAGGATCACATCAGGTCCTCCTACCTCCTGGACAACCAGAATAGCCAGAGCACTGTgactgcctctgctgggattgcCTTCTTAAACATCGTGAACTTCAAACTTGAGGAAGACCACATCTCCCACAACACTTTGACCAAGAGTTATCTTGCTAACAGAACCAACTCCAGGGTGCAGAGCATTGGAGGGACTCCGTTCTACCCAGGCATCACGTTAGAAACCTGGCAGAAGGGCATCACTAACCACCTGGTGGCAATAGACCGTGCTGGCCTGCCTTTGCACTTCTTCATCAAGCCTGACAAGCTGCTTGGCTTGCCCGCCCCCTTGGTGAAGAAGCTGTCCAAGACAGTAGAAACTGCTGTGAAACACTATTACACTTTCAACACCCACCCTGGTTGCACAAATGTTGACTCCCCCAACTTCAATTTTCAAGCCAATATGGACGATGGCTCCTGTGACGAGAAAGTAACCAACTTCACCTTTGGTGGAGTTTATCAGGAATGCACTGAACTGTCAGGGGATGCCCTTTGCCAAACCCTGGAGCAGAGGAATCTGCTCACTGGTGATTTCTCTTGTCCCACTGGCTACACCTCTGTCCATTTGCTGTCTCAGACCCACGAGGAGGGTTACAGTCGTCTGGAATGTAAAAAGAAATGCACCCTCAAGATCTTCTGTAAGACAGTGTGTGAAGATGTGTTCCGAGTGGCCAAAGCTGAATTTAGGGCTTATTGGTGTGCGGCCACTGGCCAAGTACCTGAAAACTCAGGACTTCTCTTTGGGGGAGTCTTCACTGACAAGAGCATCAACCCTATGACAAATGCACAGTCATGCCCAGCTGGATACATCCCACTGAACCTGTTTGAAAACCTCAAGGTATGTGTTTCTCTGGATTATGAGTTGGGGTACAGGTTTTCAGTTCCCTTTGGTGGGTTCTTCAGCTGTATAATGGGGAACCCCTTGGTTGCTTCTGAAACATCCAAAGATATAGGAGCACCATCTCTGAAAAAGTGTCCTGGGGGCTTCAGCCAACACCTGGCTGTTATCAGTGATGGATGCCAGGTGTCTTACTGTGTCAAGGCTGGGATCTTTACAGGAGGGTCCCTGCTTCCTGTCAGGCTCCCACCTTACACCAAGCCACCCCTCATAAGCCAGGTTGCCACCAACACTGTCATAGTGACCAGTAGTGAGACAGCCAGATCCTGGATTAAGGATCCCCAGAACAACCAGTGGAGGCTGGGAGATCCTGCCGAGCTTCACAGAGCCATGGCAGTCATCCATGGGGACAGTCATGGCATGTCAGGAGGGCAAGCTGCTGGAATCACTTTGGGAGTCATGACTGCATTAGGGGTTGCCATTGCCCTGGCCATCTATGGTATTcggaagaacaagaagaaagaatacCGGACAATCGAGGAGCGAGAGAGCCTGGTTGGAAGTTTAGCAAAAGATGCACCAGCCCCTGACGGAGAACAGGATCCAAGTCCGGCTTAA